One genomic segment of Clostridia bacterium includes these proteins:
- the rodA gene encoding rod shape-determining protein RodA, whose protein sequence is MLIDKRLLRNLDYGLAIAVVISILFGCAMIYSATRFNTRLTQGNPLFYVKKQLMAAAVGSVVALVALVIDYRYYARFATWIYVGCVGMLGSVFLLGTRTKGAIGWIRLGPLAIQPSEYAKIGVVIALAAYLAEQDDLSTLRSFIVPGLIVFAPMALVIAENDLGSALVLAPVFFAMMYAAGANPKVLGLILAVGLLALAPAAFFFVLKEHQRLRILVFFNPGMDPRGAGYNVNQSKIAIGSGGLMGKGFGQSTQARLNFVPEHHTDFIFSVIGEELGFFGAAAALGLLFCIVRRGYRVATVARDRFGMLTAVGLTSVILVHVFVNVGMTVNLSPCTGIPLPFFSSGGSSLMATMLGVAILENIHMRRQTVIL, encoded by the coding sequence ATGCTGATCGACAAGAGGCTCCTTCGGAACCTCGACTATGGGCTCGCCATTGCAGTGGTGATCTCAATACTGTTCGGCTGCGCGATGATATACAGCGCCACGAGGTTCAACACCAGGCTTACGCAGGGAAACCCGCTTTTCTACGTGAAGAAGCAGCTCATGGCGGCTGCAGTGGGTTCCGTTGTGGCCCTGGTGGCCTTGGTGATCGACTACCGATACTACGCGCGTTTCGCGACATGGATATACGTGGGCTGCGTGGGAATGCTCGGTTCGGTGTTCCTACTCGGCACACGGACCAAGGGGGCGATAGGTTGGATTCGCCTCGGCCCGCTGGCAATACAGCCTTCGGAGTACGCCAAGATAGGTGTAGTCATCGCCCTTGCGGCTTACCTAGCAGAACAGGATGATCTTTCCACGCTCCGGAGCTTCATTGTTCCTGGGCTGATAGTTTTCGCGCCGATGGCGCTGGTGATAGCGGAGAATGATTTGGGATCCGCTTTGGTGCTGGCGCCGGTGTTCTTCGCAATGATGTATGCTGCCGGCGCGAACCCGAAGGTCCTCGGGCTCATATTGGCGGTGGGACTGCTTGCGCTGGCGCCCGCGGCGTTCTTCTTCGTCCTCAAGGAGCATCAGCGCCTGCGCATCTTGGTGTTCTTCAATCCGGGGATGGATCCTAGGGGCGCCGGGTACAATGTTAATCAGTCGAAGATCGCCATCGGCTCTGGCGGGCTGATGGGAAAGGGGTTCGGCCAGAGCACTCAGGCACGGCTGAACTTTGTGCCCGAGCATCACACCGATTTCATTTTCTCTGTGATCGGAGAGGAGCTTGGTTTTTTCGGCGCAGCGGCTGCGCTCGGCCTGCTGTTTTGCATTGTGCGAAGAGGCTATAGGGTGGCGACTGTGGCGCGGGACAGGTTCGGGATGCTGACAGCAGTCGGCCTGACTTCTGTGATCCTTGTTCACGTTTTCGTAAACGTGGGGATGACTGTGAACCTGTCGCCATGCACCGGCATCCCGCTTCCGTTTTTCAGCTCTGGCGGGAGTTCTCTAATGGCTACGATGCTGGGAGTTGCGATTCTTGAGAACATCCACATGAGGAGGCAGACGGTGATTCTGTAG
- the minC gene encoding septum site-determining protein MinC, with translation MSLKPQEVIFKGTRKGLRLVLDADDNIENLKEMLRRRLEESKEFYSGASVTLETRGTVVPPEWVEEVRTILDEYGLSMGSHDVSAPRQRTSERLPSPEVSGLEAGQAPGHADSILLRRSLRSGQSISFEGNIVIMGDLNPGSEVSATGDIVVFGALRGVAHAGTAGSQDARVVALKLMPTQLRIADRITRAPDNEVQAPLGPEIAFLRDGSIVIEPWTSH, from the coding sequence GTGTCGCTGAAACCTCAAGAGGTCATCTTCAAGGGCACTCGCAAGGGGCTTCGCCTGGTTCTCGATGCTGATGACAACATCGAGAACCTAAAGGAGATGCTGCGTCGAAGGCTTGAGGAATCGAAGGAATTCTACTCTGGCGCTTCCGTGACATTGGAGACCCGCGGAACGGTCGTGCCGCCGGAGTGGGTCGAGGAGGTCAGGACCATCTTGGATGAGTACGGTCTCTCGATGGGCAGTCACGATGTGTCAGCTCCGAGGCAGCGGACGAGCGAGCGTCTTCCGTCTCCTGAGGTGAGCGGGCTTGAAGCAGGCCAGGCGCCAGGACATGCTGATAGCATTCTGCTGAGGAGGTCACTCCGGTCCGGGCAGTCCATCTCGTTTGAGGGCAATATTGTCATCATGGGTGATTTGAACCCAGGCTCCGAGGTATCTGCCACAGGGGATATCGTCGTGTTCGGAGCGCTGCGAGGCGTGGCTCACGCGGGCACGGCGGGAAGCCAGGACGCGCGGGTAGTGGCGTTGAAGCTCATGCCCACACAGCTGCGAATCGCAGATCGGATCACTCGTGCGCCCGACAACGAGGTTCAGGCGCCGCTAGGCCCCGAAATCGCCTTTCTGCGGGACGGGTCGATTGTGATAGAACCCTGGACATCTCATTAG
- the minE gene encoding cell division topological specificity factor MinE gives MMDFLARLFGRLEGETSRDAAKNRLRLVLMQDRSTFSPAVMEQLKSDLIQVIGRYMEIDDSNMRVEFDKCDGSMAIVASIPVRELPREAARAR, from the coding sequence ATGATGGACTTTCTGGCAAGGCTTTTCGGGCGCCTTGAGGGTGAAACGAGCAGAGATGCGGCCAAGAACAGGCTCCGGCTCGTTCTCATGCAGGACCGTTCCACCTTCTCGCCCGCTGTCATGGAGCAGCTCAAGTCCGATCTGATTCAGGTAATCGGAAGGTACATGGAGATCGACGACAGCAACATGCGCGTGGAGTTCGACAAATGCGACGGTTCCATGGCCATCGTGGCCAGCATTCCCGTCCGCGAGCTTCCGCGGGAGGCCGCGCGGGCAAGGTAG
- the minD gene encoding septum site-determining protein MinD gives MSGTVIVVTSGKGGVGKTTASANIGAALAMAGPNVALVDADIGLRNLDLVLGLENRIVYDLVNVVEGRCELRKALIRHKKLDNLCLLPASQSRDKTSVTPEQMRRLADELREEFDYVILDCPAGIEQGFKNAIAGADKAIVVTTPEMSAVRDADRIIGMLESEDIRRPWLVVNRIRPDMVKRHDMMEVDDLIEFLKIELLGVVPDDESIIVATNKGEPAVMDDRSKAGRAFRDIAARVMGEDVPIAATAEPEDLFTRFVRWLGRGRG, from the coding sequence TTGAGCGGTACAGTCATAGTGGTAACGTCCGGGAAGGGCGGCGTCGGGAAGACTACCGCATCGGCGAACATTGGCGCGGCGCTCGCCATGGCCGGTCCAAATGTGGCATTGGTCGATGCTGACATAGGCCTGCGTAATCTCGACCTGGTGCTCGGGCTGGAGAACAGAATCGTCTACGATCTGGTCAACGTCGTCGAGGGCAGGTGTGAACTGAGGAAAGCTCTCATCCGCCACAAGAAGCTCGACAATCTCTGCCTATTGCCTGCCTCGCAGTCGAGGGACAAGACTTCGGTGACTCCGGAGCAGATGAGGCGGTTAGCGGATGAACTGAGGGAAGAGTTCGACTACGTCATACTGGATTGCCCTGCAGGTATTGAGCAGGGCTTTAAGAATGCCATCGCCGGCGCCGACAAGGCGATTGTGGTGACGACTCCTGAGATGTCGGCGGTCCGCGATGCTGACCGCATCATCGGCATGCTCGAGTCGGAGGATATCCGCAGGCCCTGGCTTGTGGTGAACCGCATAAGGCCCGACATGGTGAAGCGCCACGATATGATGGAGGTCGACGATCTCATAGAGTTTCTGAAGATCGAGTTGCTAGGCGTCGTGCCAGATGACGAGTCGATCATTGTGGCTACCAATAAAGGAGAACCTGCGGTAATGGATGATAGGTCCAAGGCGGGCAGGGCCTTCCGGGATATTGCTGCCAGGGTTATGGGCGAAGACGTGCCGATAGCAGCCACGGCTGAGCCGGAGGACCTGTTCACCCGGTTCGTAAGATGGCTCGGGCGGGGAAGGGGATAG